The genomic window aaatttacaAAATAACTGATAGCACGGAAAAAAGATGGGTTTAAAAACATGGTGCCAGAACTGTCAGAAGAGACaataaacgttgtaacaagaattgaagctaTAGAatatggtatcacagccaacaagtattTTATTCCTGAATTCAAGAAGTGACATTAGTGTGGCGGCCTTGTATCACTTTTCAAGCTGGCAacacattacacacacaaatgcaccatactagtgtcacttctacaactgcAGACCAAATTTCACATCTtaaactacactcaaggctacctgactagtgtcacttctacaagcaCAATCAAAGCTActgaaatgttcgctgtggttttttgttcacattttttgCGGTAATCAAGGCTACCATACAACATATTTCCTGGTaagaacagaaaaatacaatggACTTGATAGTACCGACCAAGTTTCACTTCTAAAAGTACACTCACTACACTcattagtgtcacttctacaagtacaattaaGGCTACCATACAACATATTTCCTGGTAAGAACAGAAAGAGACTTGATACCTTTTTCTTCCCCAGGTTGTTTCCCAGTACTCATCTCTGTTGGCCCCCATGGCCGTGGATGCTGTGATGAGGGTCATCGACCCTGCCACTGCCAAGAATGTCGATCTTCACGACATAAAGATGATCAAGAAACTCGGGTGAGAAACAGTTCAGAGTTAACATGGGTAGGACGTTTGCTGttaagtgtgttttttttctaggaaaaaataGCATGGGAGCATTCCAAGGCAGTGAAGCTGAGAGATGTTGTGGAGTTTTATTGAATTAAAATGTgaagttaaaatggggcattctaatGCTTCTTTGCAGGGAAGAGGATTTGTCAGACTGGTAGCAGCTTAAGACTGAGGCTACATGtaacctagtagcatccctggtcaatctgaattttatgcttgtcaaaCTCAAGGAATCTGCATGGTTAGTGGTTAGAGGATGAGAGTGCAGCAGTCTTTTCCcgtcttaagaaaaaaaaatcacaattgtGTCCCAAGGCACATTTTGCTTCGAGCTATTTCTATCATATGGTTAGGGTTGCTAAAGAAACAGGATGATAAGACAGCATGCAAGAAGTAAAGATATATTTGAGGGTGTTTAACTACATATGCACATGAAGTACGGGTAagaggtacagtcaaacttggtctcagcaaccactcaagggaccaaAACAAAATGGTTGTTGACTGGGGATGGTTGCTCTAGACAAGTCTATGTAGAattggacaggactgttttaatgcAGCTTTTGAATGGAGGTCGCTGGTGGTTGGTTGCCCTAGGCGGTTGactggccaggtttgactgtatcatatTGTCAACTTGTTACTGGATTCAGGGGTTTTtccagaaaaattgaataacagggaacacacacaggcaagggagcgaattctatttatttataggagaatcgattgctgagtgaaggctgtatgctggatattaagctaaaatttgaatttgacaagggggcgctgagCTGacacaagagggcgcagcgcccctctttcttgatttagatgaacccccgGGAATAGAAGAGATTTGTGTTTTAATAACTTATATCCTTGGTCCCATTGTAACTTACCTGCctaatgtttgtgttttttcccCAGTGGTACCATCGAGGACTCTGAGCTGATTGACGGTGTAGTGTTTGACCAGAAGCATGCTGGGGCACCAGGCGCGCCGTCCAAGATGGAGAAGGCTAAGATTGGCCTCATCCAGTTCTGCCTCTCACCTCCCAAAACTGACGTAAGTAGGGACTTTCCATTACAAACACAGGGGTAACATTGCTTTCCATGACAAACACAGTGGTGAATTGGTTAACAGGTACCTACTGCTACATGtttcaaagttccttcccgtaccgatggtgcatagggcggctcctatctccgtttcagtagcccttgggccacacaactttgtgcaagtcactacagcaggggtctagtccactggtagtggcatactctttcccaaatgctaagtgctaagcagagaaagcagcatgtaccatttttagagtctttggtatgacccggctggggatcgaactcacgacctaccgtttgcaaggcgaacactctacccactaggccattgcgcCGGTCTATCTACATGCTACATGTTAAGCTTAGCTTAAATGGTATCATTATCTCAGTTAAAGTGGaggttttggtttgtttgtttgtcttggtgagTGTGCAAGTTGTTTGTGTCGGCCCGGCTGCGAGATGGTAGGGTGTGAGGcagaaaatggtgtaactggagacttgcAGGATGGAAGGCTGGTTTGACTCGGGTCCAAATTTGGTGCAACGAGCTTGGCCTAGATCAAAAGTCACTCAGGAAATTGCATAGACAGATTTAGCGAGAAATTAACTATGATGAATAAAAtgagaaattcacaaaagaATATTTCACACAGCAACGAGACCTTcaatttattgtttgttttggttgagTATCAGTTGCACCATTTTGCATTCGTCATCATCATTCAATGTTTTCTCCATCATTTTACATTGTAGATGGAGAACCAGGTGATCGTATCGGACTACACCCAGATGGACCGCGTTCTGCGGGAAGAGAGAGCCTACATTCTCAACCTGGTCAAGCAGATCAAAAAGGCTGGCTGCAACGTTCTCCTCATTCAGAAGTCCATCCTCAGGTTTGTACAGAACAGTTTGTTGTGATATGTTCtctaaataagtacatacagtgatatacttttgttgttgtttgtttctgtggagatgtttttaaaaaattcttaagatcaccacaaaacaaggctacTAAGCTACTCAGATATAatggtttataaaaaaatgacaaatgtttATTCACCATAGTCTTGAAGACTTTAAGGTTGtatccatgaaaaagcaatCACAAGGAAGTTTGTTCCATAACAATATAGTTTTAGAAGGTTTCCCCATGGAACATCTTCCTGAAATGTGGAATATAGAGACTGTTGTGCTGttgtgttatgtgtgtgtaaACTCCATAGAGCAAGTTTGACTTTGTGCCTCCTTATGTGTACAGAGATGCTGTGAACGACCTTGCTCTACACTTCCTGGCCAAGATGAAGATCATGGTTGTCAAGGACATCGAGAGGGAGGAGATCGAGTTTGTTTGCAAGGTGTGAAGATGTGTTATGTTAttgtctagtggcacatagggcaacaagtttccttgctatttcacTTTCAGTAGCaggtatatttgtacagggTGTGGTTGTTAGCCTTTCCCCTTAAACATGATTGAGGCactcctcctcaaacacgacacccctattttacgtcccttccgaaagacggttgcagccccaactgagatgtcctgaccccaggTTTGAACcatggtctcccagttagcaactatttgataccaggagctcaactgtgaagctgctaccagttgagctacagggacacccccattttgttttgtagtgTGGTGTAATCAGTTTCTGATTGGACATTTGCTGCTACACATCTAATTTGATGAAGTGCTCCTGAAGTAACAAGTGCCGTTTGTCCCTGCAGAGCCTTGGCTGTCGGCCCATTGCCAGCATTGATCACTTCCAGCCGGACATGCTGGGACAGGCCGAGCTCGTGGAAGAACTCCAGGTCGGCTCAGGCAAAGTGGTCAAGGTAAGGAGAATTTACACTTACAGCAGTGGTACCTTGGAATGGACCCACCATATACATGGAGATGTCAATCAGAAAATTGTCAATGCACAAAAAAAGTTATCTTCTTTCTTGAGTCAtcccagtgttctcgccagcgcccgtcctcccgtcatttgacgggtttttgtcgctcatgacggacaaaatttttgcccaacccgtcatttttaatggacaacaatcggtgtgtaaagatatttagacagagctgaattttgcaaaaaactccagaggatcagcggaagtttacgacgagggcgatctagatcatttctaatgcccgccggcgacaaccccagcaacacacagagagcgccgtggtggttgctagtaatatttggtggccgccgaaaactcggcgtcatgcgccgccctccccactacagttttggcagGTCGCATCGgactgacgtttatttctgttttgtccctctcggttcaccgtcagttattgtcatcatcaaagaagccttaaaatttagaaatattcctatagctatcaggctttctgtaatctgtgtaaacattattaaagtttcaggccgcggcggctgagttacatgcgctttcttccctcaaaaatggtaaacaggcgtcagatattctattccaccaatcacagcgcacgtctccgtcgcgtcatgAAAAACTGACCAacgacatgcgagtctcgctactcgcgagatttcagctaagcgtgaatttgcgagatgttagggaaatggcggggatcgcaaggattgcacgacgaagcggctgttggaaggcttgaatcgacaacttttgaacacattcagtgcagttaccggagaaattaaccgtggaagaCATGGGAGAAAacaaatggacgtctttatgccgaaattatggcgttctttctcaaagtagggtgtcaaattcctcattatgttcaataattacagggagcatacgggacaagtgttgaaaaattgtgttttatttttgccgacttattctgtgtgtattttttgtaggacgtagatacgtaataaagtttggTTTGgctaaattttattttctttgccgattgtatacaacatagaagtgtagcttgtgtgtgaacattcgatcttaccgtgatgacggcacgcctccccccaaaattaagcctgaaacccttgtgtaatttttcaccaaaagagatgtcattaaactaagcttattctaccaagaaatttgaccctcaaaatgcaggaaatagcgtttcagagggtctagatttgaaaattttccgggggagaatacccccggacccccctagaatggtcgcgccgccttcggcgctcgataggTCCTTCCCTCGAACAAAATTgcaatgacgggtaaaaatttcaggctggcgagaacactgagtcATCCAATCCATTTTTTCTCCAAAAATGTTAGACAATTCATCTCCCATTGCATgtagaaaagaagtcaaacctttCAACTAGCTTTGCAGAAATAGATTAACAATAGTTGTTATTCCACCCTTAATATATCtgtctttttaatttttcttgtgTATCATTGTTTTgctttgcaattagccctcagaCATGAATTGACAATAAAGTTATTACTTAGCGAAAGTCGGTGACCTCCAACAGGAGTATTGTTtcctctgtgtttgtgtgttcgcagctataactcttttgatggatttgtttgaattttttattTGGTATGGCGGTAGTTGTTGAGGTCCTGATGATTCGCTGCGATTTTGGGCACTGTAGCAGTATCTTTAGTAGAACATGTAGTAATTTACTGATAATAGACAGACCAATAGCTGATCCTTGTTTTTCCTGACAGATCACAGGAGTACAGAACCCAGGCAGGACCGTGTCTGTGGTACTCAGGGGTTCCAATAAACTTGTTCTGGAGGAGGCAGACCGCTCCGTCCATGATGCACTCTGTGTGATTAGATGCCTGGTCAAGAAGAGGTGAGGCCATCTTTTGTTTTCAGAGTTGACAATGAAGGCTGCAATAGCATAGTAGTTATTATCAGTAGCATTGCTATAAAGAGTTTCACGGTATGAGGGGAAAGATGTTTGCTCTGTTTTAGGTTAGTGAAGACTTTATCCATCAGTGGTGTGCTGaaacaatgatacatgtactaaggtAATGAAAGACATAGTGCATGTTCATGATGTGATAAGTTCACAATGAGAGATCAATGTGAAAACTGTACATAAAGCCACCGAAAAGATTAATTTATCAAACTACAGTAGCTGCACTGAAGATAGCAATGTACTAGCCCATATGATTGACCTTTTCTACTAAGATTGTGTCATTTACAGggaactttaagtttaactggCATTGAGGTTGACCACTTTTTTGGCTATCAGCTAAACTCTGTTATTTTGATCCAGAGCTTTGATAGCCGGTGGAGGAGCCCCGGAGATTGAGCTGTCTGTACGCCTCAGTGCGTACTCCCGCACCCTGTCAGGCATGGAGGCGTACTGCATCAGGGCCTTCGCAGAAGCACTGGAGGTCATCCCGTACACACTAGCGGAGAACGCAGGCCTGAACCCCATCGCTACAGTCACAGAGCTGAGGAACCACCATGCAGAGGGGATGAAAACTGCAGGCATCAATGTTAGAAAGGTGAGTCATGGTCTTCGCTCTCAGTTTCAGTTTTGAAAAAAGGTGTTTAAATAGTGGAGTTTCCTTCTGCTTATGGTTATGGACTGCACCAAATTGCTAGGAAATTGCGTCAACTTACCAAATTTTCACTAATTTTTCCTTGCAGTCACACTGATATGCGATGCACAGCTAAAATACATGGcctttacaaacaaaatggccataCCCAGAATGTTACGTTTTCAGTTTCGGCTCCAGTCAGacacaagataactttattggtaGCTTTACTCAGTGTTGCCACTCAATTAAAAAGCAAATGTACAgcaattcaaaatcaaattcatcaaaaagaatTTGTTGTGGTTGCGCCATTTTTCCACCACTTTGCTAAGATGCCTTTCGCAACTTGTCGCAGTCCGCTTTAAGTAGGAAATCATTTTGATGAAGTAATATTATTGTTACAGTGAATTAGTCATGAAGACAAATGATTGTATTCCTACAGGGCTGCATCACCAACATCCTGGAGGAGAATGTTATCCAAC from Branchiostoma lanceolatum isolate klBraLanc5 chromosome 4, klBraLanc5.hap2, whole genome shotgun sequence includes these protein-coding regions:
- the LOC136432468 gene encoding T-complex protein 1 subunit delta-like; this encodes MPEHASSASKSGFKGHGQYKDREKPEYIRTSNITAAKAVSDAIRTSLGPKGMDKMIQAPNGDVTITNDGATILKQMQVLHPCAKMLVELSKAQDVEAGDGTTSVTIIAGSLLDAASKLLQKGIHPTTISEAFKKAAAKSEEILTETATPVDLADRDSLVKSASTSLNSKVVSQYSSLLAPMAVDAVMRVIDPATAKNVDLHDIKMIKKLGGTIEDSELIDGVVFDQKHAGAPGAPSKMEKAKIGLIQFCLSPPKTDMENQVIVSDYTQMDRVLREERAYILNLVKQIKKAGCNVLLIQKSILRDAVNDLALHFLAKMKIMVVKDIEREEIEFVCKSLGCRPIASIDHFQPDMLGQAELVEELQVGSGKVVKITGVQNPGRTVSVVLRGSNKLVLEEADRSVHDALCVIRCLVKKRALIAGGGAPEIELSVRLSAYSRTLSGMEAYCIRAFAEALEVIPYTLAENAGLNPIATVTELRNHHAEGMKTAGINVRKGCITNILEENVIQPLLVSVSAVKLAAETVTQILKIDDIVNTR